In Notamacropus eugenii isolate mMacEug1 chromosome 1, mMacEug1.pri_v2, whole genome shotgun sequence, one genomic interval encodes:
- the SPG21 gene encoding maspardin isoform X2 gives MNTEENKRKQFSYKIIVDDDDSKVWSLYDAGPRSIRCPLIFLPPVSGTADVFFRQILALTGWGYRVIALQYPVYWDHLEFCDGFRKLLDHLQLDKVHLFGASLGGFLAQKFAEYTHKSPRVHSLILCNSFSDTSIFNQTWTANSFWLMPAFMLKKIVLGNFSSGPVDPVMADAIDFMVDRLESLGQSELASRLTLNCQNSYVEPHKIRDIPVTIMDVFDQSALSTEAKEEMYKLYPNARRAHLKTGGNFPYLCRSAEVNLYVQIHLLQFRGTKYAAIDPSMVSAEELEVQKGGLHVSGQEEP, from the exons AtgaacacagaagaaaacaaaagaaagcaattcaGCTATAAG attatagTAGATGATGACGATAGTAAAGTGTGGTCACTCTATGACGCAGGCCCCAGAAGCATCAGATGTCCCCTCATATTTCTTCCCCCTGTAAGTGGAACTGCAGATGTGTTTTTCCGGCAGATTTTGGCACTGACTGGATGGGGTTACAGAGTCATAGCA CTGCAGTATCCAGTTTATTGGGACCATCTTGAGTTCTGCGATGGATTCAGAAAACTATTAGACCATCTACAACTTGATAAA gttcatCTTTTTGGGGCTTCTTTGGGAGGCTTTTTGGCGCAGAAGTTTGCAGAATACACTCACAAATCTCCCAGAGTTCATTCCCTTATCCTCTGTAATTCCTTCAGTGACACCTCCATCTTTAATCAGACCTGGACTGCAAACAG CTTTTGGTTAATGCCGGCATTTATGCTCAAGAAAATAGTACTTGGAAACTTTTCATCTGGTCCTGTGGATCCTGTCATGGCGGATGCCATTGATTTCATGGTTGACCGG CTAGAAAGTTTGGGTCAAAGTGAATTGGCTTCTAGGCTCACTTTGAACTGTCAGAATTCTTATGTGGAACCTCATAAAATTCGGGACATTCCTGTGACTATTATGGAC GTATTTGACCAGAGTGCCCTTTCAACTGAAGCTAAAGAGGAAATGTACAAATTGTACCCTAATGCTAGGAGAGCGCATCTCAAAACCGGAGGCAATTTTCCTTACCTTTGCAGAAGTGCCGAGGTGAACCTTTATGTGCAG ATCCATTTACTGCAGTTTCGAGGAACAAAATATGCAGCCATTGATCCCTCTATGGTCAGTGCCGAAGAACTGGAAGTACAGAAAGGAGGCCTTCATGTCAGTGGTCAAGAAGAGCCATAG
- the SPG21 gene encoding maspardin isoform X1, with amino-acid sequence MGEIKVSPDYNWFRSTVPLKKIIVDDDDSKVWSLYDAGPRSIRCPLIFLPPVSGTADVFFRQILALTGWGYRVIALQYPVYWDHLEFCDGFRKLLDHLQLDKVHLFGASLGGFLAQKFAEYTHKSPRVHSLILCNSFSDTSIFNQTWTANSFWLMPAFMLKKIVLGNFSSGPVDPVMADAIDFMVDRLESLGQSELASRLTLNCQNSYVEPHKIRDIPVTIMDVFDQSALSTEAKEEMYKLYPNARRAHLKTGGNFPYLCRSAEVNLYVQIHLLQFRGTKYAAIDPSMVSAEELEVQKGGLHVSGQEEP; translated from the exons ATGGGAGAGATTAAAGTCTCTCCTGATTATAACTGGTTCAGGAGTACAGTTCCCCTTAAAAAG attatagTAGATGATGACGATAGTAAAGTGTGGTCACTCTATGACGCAGGCCCCAGAAGCATCAGATGTCCCCTCATATTTCTTCCCCCTGTAAGTGGAACTGCAGATGTGTTTTTCCGGCAGATTTTGGCACTGACTGGATGGGGTTACAGAGTCATAGCA CTGCAGTATCCAGTTTATTGGGACCATCTTGAGTTCTGCGATGGATTCAGAAAACTATTAGACCATCTACAACTTGATAAA gttcatCTTTTTGGGGCTTCTTTGGGAGGCTTTTTGGCGCAGAAGTTTGCAGAATACACTCACAAATCTCCCAGAGTTCATTCCCTTATCCTCTGTAATTCCTTCAGTGACACCTCCATCTTTAATCAGACCTGGACTGCAAACAG CTTTTGGTTAATGCCGGCATTTATGCTCAAGAAAATAGTACTTGGAAACTTTTCATCTGGTCCTGTGGATCCTGTCATGGCGGATGCCATTGATTTCATGGTTGACCGG CTAGAAAGTTTGGGTCAAAGTGAATTGGCTTCTAGGCTCACTTTGAACTGTCAGAATTCTTATGTGGAACCTCATAAAATTCGGGACATTCCTGTGACTATTATGGAC GTATTTGACCAGAGTGCCCTTTCAACTGAAGCTAAAGAGGAAATGTACAAATTGTACCCTAATGCTAGGAGAGCGCATCTCAAAACCGGAGGCAATTTTCCTTACCTTTGCAGAAGTGCCGAGGTGAACCTTTATGTGCAG ATCCATTTACTGCAGTTTCGAGGAACAAAATATGCAGCCATTGATCCCTCTATGGTCAGTGCCGAAGAACTGGAAGTACAGAAAGGAGGCCTTCATGTCAGTGGTCAAGAAGAGCCATAG